The proteins below are encoded in one region of Podarcis raffonei isolate rPodRaf1 chromosome 6, rPodRaf1.pri, whole genome shotgun sequence:
- the KLHL12 gene encoding kelch-like protein 12 isoform X5, with translation MAPKDIMTNSHAKSILNAMNSLRKSNTLCDVTLRVEQKDFPAHRIVLAACSDYFCAMFTSELSEKDKPYVDIQGLTASTMEILLDFVYTETVHVTVENVQELLPAACLLQLKGVKQACCEFLESQLDPSNCLGIRDFAETHNCVDLMQAAEVFSQKHFPDVVQHEEFILLNQEEVEKLIKCDEIQVDSEEPVFEAVINWVKHSKKEREASLPELLQYVRMPLLTPRYITDVIDTEPFIRCSLQCRDLVDEAKKFHLRPELRSQMQGPRTRARLGANEVLLVIGGFGSQQSPIDVVEKYDPKTQEWSFLPSISRKRRYVATVSLHDRIYVIGGYDGRSRLSSVECLDYTSDEDSIWYSVAPMNVRRGLAGATTLGDMIYVSGGFDGSRRHTSMERYDPNIDQWSMLGDMQTAREGAGLVVANNVIYCLGGYDGLNILNSVERYDPHTGHWTNVTPMATKRSGTMGTRF, from the exons ATGGCTCCTAAAGATATAATGACTAATTCTCATGCCAAGTCCATTCTCAATGCAATGAACTCTCTACGAAAAAGTAACACACTTTGTGATGTGACCCTTCGTGTGGAGCAGAAAGACTTTCCAGCCCATCGTATTGTGTTAGCTGCTTGCAGTGACTACTTCTGTGCTATGTTCACCAGTGAG CTTTCAGAGAAGGATAAACCCTATGTGGATATTCAAGGACTAACAGCATCAACTATGGAAATATTGCTGGACTTCGTATACACAGAGACCGTTCATGTGACAGTGGAGAATGTTCAGGAGTTGCTTCCAGCAGCCTGTTTGCTTCAGCTGAAAG GAGTGAAGCAGGCTTGCTGTGAGTTCCTGGAAAGCCAGCTGGATCCTTCCAACTGTTTGGGGATTCGAGATTTTGCTGAAACGCACAATTGTGTTGACTTAATGCAGGCAGCCGAAGTTTTTAGCCAGAAGCACTTCCCAGATGTAGTTCAACATGAAGAATTTATTCTCCTAAATCAAGAAGAAGTGGAAAAGCTAATAAAATGTGATGAGATTCAG GTGGATTCTGAAGAGCCTGTCTTTGAGGCTGTTATTAATTGGGTAAAGCATTCAAAGAAGGAACGGGAAGCATCCCTGCCAGAGCTTCTGCAGTATGTGCGCATGCCACTACTCACCCCACGCTACATTACCGATGTCATAGACACTGAG CCTTTTATTCGATGTAGTTTGCAATGCAGAGACCTTGTAGATGAAGCAAAGAAGTTTCATCTAAGACCTGAACTTCGGAGTCAGATGCAAGGTCCCAGAACCAGAGCACGTTTGG GTGCCAATGAGGTTCTCTTAGTAATTGGGGGCTTTGGAAGTCAGCAGTCACCTATTGATGTGGTGGAGAAATATGATCCGAAGACACAGGAGTGGAGTTTCCTACCA AGTATCAGCCGTAAAAGACGCTATGTTGCCACAGTTTCCTTGCATGATCGGATATATGTAATAGGTGGTTATGATGGTCGTTCTCGCCTCAGTTCTGTGGAATGCTTAGATTATACATCTGATGAAGACAGTATCTGGTACTCTGTGGCTCCCATGAACGTTCGACGGGGCCTAGCGGGGGCTACAACCCTAGGAG ACATGATCTATGTTTCTGGAGGTTTTGATGGAAGTCGGCGCCACACCAGTATGGAAAGATATGATCCCAACATTGATCAGTGGAGTATGTTGGGAGATATGCAGACAGCTCGAGAAGGAGCAGGACTGGTGGTTGCTAATAATGTTATCTATTGTCTTG GTGGTTATGATGGTCTGAACATCTTAAATTCTGTGGAGCGATATGATCCCCACACTGGGCACTGGACAAATGTCACTCCAATGGCCACAAAGCGCTCAG